Genomic segment of uncultured Fibrobacter sp.:
ACGAGAAAAATCGAGATGGTGTGGACCCTGGATATATTCAAAGCCCGCAGCCCAGTGTTCTAAATTACCGCCAATGCGAAAATCCTTGATGGACTTATCATAATCATAGCTAATGAGCGCGCCCTTGGAATCAAAGGCGGCAAGACCGGCCGGGTTGCCCCAAATACCATGTTCATTTTCGAGCGATACAAAGCCCGACTCGCCAGGAATATAGGCAAGGGCATACGCCGCGCAGAACAAAAAAAGCGCGGGCACAAACTTATTTTGCATCAATTTCATTCGCTCTCCCCTTTTTGAACAATTCGCCAATCAAAGAAACCAGTACGACCGCATAGCAGGCGTCGTAAAAGCCTCCATACCAATCGTATTCAGGATCTTTATCTCGCGCCGTTTTCTTATAAGAGTTCAAATAATTTAGAAAAGCCTCGTGTTCGCGTCGCAGGGCATACGCCGGATTTTCATTGCGATAAGCCCCCAAATCCAATGTTACGGATTGTCCATTCATTGAAATTTCAACAGTGCGACTGTCGCTAGCGCAATTACGATCGGCAATAAATTCGGCCTTTACCGTTCTGAAGTCATAGACGGCATGAACGCGGTCATCCGACAATTCCTCACATTGAAGCGACTTGTACATCATGGCGTTCTTATCTACAAAGAGACAAAGTAAGTCCACGTCGTGAATCATCAGGTCGTATTCCACGGAAACATCACGGTTACGCGGCGAAAAACCGTGCGTTCGCGTAAACTTGAAACAAACCGGGAAAACATCTTGCTTTTGGAGGAACCAGGATTTCAAGCAATTCTGCATTTCCCTGCAGAAGTCAGTCTTCGCAAATTCTTCAATTGCCGGATTGTAGCGTTCCGAATGCCCGACAAAGACAAGCACGCCCCGCCTCAAGGCAAGTTTCTGGTATTCCAGAGCATCCTCCCCAGATACCGACACCGGTTTTTCCACAAGCACCGGGAGCTTCATTTTGATGCATTTTTTGACGTATTCGTCGTGCGTTACGGCAGGAGATGCAACAACGGCAAAATCGGGAGCAAGTTCGCCAGTTTTAATCCGTTTGAACAGAGCGGTAGCCTCGGCCGAAGTGTCGGCGACTCCGATAAACTCAACACCGTCTTCTTCGAACAGCCGCTTGTGCCGCTGCCCCATGGTACCGTTGCCAATCAGGACTGCTTTATAAGAACATGAACTTTGCATAGAGTCCTAACGTATGGCCGGTTTCCATTCCAAACAGATTGCCGCGATTCATTTCGTAAAAAAGAGCCATTCCTAAAGAA
This window contains:
- a CDS encoding Gfo/Idh/MocA family oxidoreductase; translated protein: MQSSCSYKAVLIGNGTMGQRHKRLFEEDGVEFIGVADTSAEATALFKRIKTGELAPDFAVVASPAVTHDEYVKKCIKMKLPVLVEKPVSVSGEDALEYQKLALRRGVLVFVGHSERYNPAIEEFAKTDFCREMQNCLKSWFLQKQDVFPVCFKFTRTHGFSPRNRDVSVEYDLMIHDVDLLCLFVDKNAMMYKSLQCEELSDDRVHAVYDFRTVKAEFIADRNCASDSRTVEISMNGQSVTLDLGAYRNENPAYALRREHEAFLNYLNSYKKTARDKDPEYDWYGGFYDACYAVVLVSLIGELFKKGRANEIDAK